A segment of the Neoarius graeffei isolate fNeoGra1 chromosome 5, fNeoGra1.pri, whole genome shotgun sequence genome:
TCTTGAGAGGATTCCCATCCCTACAAACTACTATAACATGTTATAAAACTACAGCATTTTAGTTTGCATgttagaaaagaaagaaagaaagaaagaaagaaagaaagaaagaaagaataactttattcatcacacacttgtgaaatttcctctctgcatttaacccatctgaagcagtgaacacacacatgtgagcaatgagcacacacacatacccagagcagcaggcagccatgctaacagcgcctggggagcagttgggagttaagtacctcgctcaagggcacctcagcccaaggccgtctcatgttaacctaactgtatgcctttagactatgggggaaaccagagcacccagaggaaacccacacagacacggggagaatatgcaaattccacacagaaaggccctcgccggccgctgggttcgaacccagaaccttcttgctgtaaggcaactgtgctaatcactatgccaccatgccgcctaatGTTCACACGAGAAGtaatttttcacacacacacacacacacacacacagagacagcatTGTGCGCATCATTCAAACATCACTTGGAAGAGACTGTATACTCTACTCTTACCAAATGAATGCAGACAGACCCGAAAATCATTCAACATTTTGCACAATGATCTTGAAAGCCAAGGCTGGCATCAGAAATTGAATTAAATTGCATAATCTTACCTTAAGAAGAACTGCAGGCTTGCTCTCAAACATATTAGTTCCGAGCACCATCTGTCTTGCTAATGCTAACTGTATCTTAAGAGCAGCCTTTTCTTGATGTTAATGACAACAAATCAAGCTAATTCCCCAAATGCAGCCTGATGCATCTGACCAGcagggtgtgtttttttttttcctgtacttttttgttttcatttcatttcatttagcaAAAAGGTTTGCATGTTTAAtatgagtctacctgtaatgtgcaatttttcagagcctctcaataaggcaatttttctatacttttttcacagtagataatgcaaatagccctctgtatttaatccttcgtttgtctaatttttatttcagttttatttgttatctgtgacATTTTTCTTgtgactgtaacacgtgaatttccccgatgtgggatgaataaagtgaatctaatctaatctaatctaatctaatctaatctaatctaatctaatctaatctaataaataTACATTAATTAATAAAACCCTAATTTTGATGCCAAAGGCTTGACCTGCAGGTATTGGGGTGCCTCGTGTACTGCCAATCCTGAGTGCAGGTGAAATTCTCTGTTTGGTTTCACCCCCCAAATAATGGGAATAAGGAAATGCATATAATATGATGGCCATCAATTTTCATGACATGGTATACTATGAAACCTGTATCCCACTGAAACCCCGCAGAACAGTGTTAAAAGAATCTGTTTCTGCCTATAGATGGTATTCCAGCACAATAACAGTGTAAAACTCTTTACTGCTCTTTACTGTTCAACTCTTTAATGTTCAACAACTGGTTAAGAAGCCAATCGAACAAAAGGTTTTCTTCTTTAAGTGATCCGTCACTGAAAAACATGCATTCACCTTAACATtttgacattttaaaaaaaaatttctgccTTGTATTATTTTTAGAAACAGATAATTGATTAGAAAGAACTGCTGAGTAATGTACTGTATGTaaatattatttacattatttagTGATGCATGTTAacaaaggcattttttttttctgaaacagcGGACAATTATTCTGACTACTATGGCTTAAGTACAGATGATGTCAAGTTCCAGGCCAGTGACAACAGCAATGTAAGGAACTTTAGCCGAGTTTTCCTCCCTCCAGTCTACAGCATTGTCTTCATTTTGGGGTTCATTGGCAATGGCCTGGTGTTATGTGTCCTGGTCAAGTATCACAAACCATTCAACATGTCAGATCTGTGTCTCTTCAACCTGGCCATTTCAGACCTTCTCTTCCTTATGTCATTGCCTTTCTGGGCCTACTATGCTGCCATCGCTGAGTGGAACTTTGGGGACTTCATGTGCCATGCAGTGACAGCACTCTACATGCTAGGCTTCTACGGAAGTATCTTCTTCATGATCCTCATGACGGTGGACCGCTACGCTGTCATTGTCCACACCTATACCTCCCTTTtctccaagcatcggtctgtcagAGCCAGCATAGCACTGGCTTTGTTTGTGTGGACACTGAGCTTGGTAGCCTCTCTGCCAGCCATCAGTTTCTCAAAAGTGAATACTACGAGTATATCAAATGTATCAAAATGCATGGTGGAATATTCAGAAAGGAAAATGTGGAAGTCATTTCATTACATTCAGCTGAACATCTTTGGTTTTATTATTCCTCTCTCAGTGATGCTGTTCTGTTACTCACGCATCATCCCCATCTTAATGACCATGAAATCTCAGAAGAAACACAAAGCTGTCAGGCTCATGGTGGTCTTGGTCactgttttcttccttttctgGACGCCCTACAACATTGCCATTTTCCTGAAGTTCCTGCAAGAACTGGGCTACATGACTAGCCCTCAGTGGGATCAGAACCTGCAAATGGCTATACAGTGGGTGGAATCCATAGCATTCAGTCACTGCTGCCTCAACCCCATAATCTACGCTTTTGTGGGGCAGAAATTCAGGAATTTATTTCTAAAGCTCCTGAAACAGTGGTTTCCTCATTGCTTTGGCCAGTGCACAATAGTTGAAAGTGAGTCCTCAGAGAGGACGGCCTCTATGTACTTACGTGCCTCAGAAATTTTCAGCAGAAAGACAAAAGTGTAACCGTTATCACTTGTTATCCCCCAAACCTATTTCAATTTGTAAAAAGTCCATCATATTTTGACTATATTCCCCTTTTTTCCAGATTAGGCTGatgattatttgttattttatattatttatacatACTTTATGTAATTAGTTCATTTTGAAGTAATTGTGCACATATTGCCTGCAGCACGTAACGAGTCCCTTGTAAGAAATTGTAGAATATTTCATCAAATTATATTACCAATAAATCCTTATTTATAAATAAAACATTCAACAAACATTTGTTGGCAGAAAACTTCACTATATCAATAATTGCACTCATTTATCTTTGTAAAATAAtacatataataataatgctaataataataatgctaataATATTAGCCTGAGATGATGTACATTTTCCTCCAAACAAGTCTCTGTTtaaattgttactatagaaataagaccatattagaacaagtgcattgatATAAACATGATATTTAAATTACAGCCAGAGCTACTGTGTGGGTTATTGTTGGAGAAAATTAATTCACGCCTTCTGACCAATTAGATTAATTCAGTAGCACTCTGGCATGAATTACGACAAAGGATgagtcctgttttttgtcccccccactgATCTATTGAGCTTAGGTAAAAGCACATTAACCCTGGTGGGTATTTTATTCTCTTGAATTGTTATCATTatcattttgtgctgaaaaaggtcaagtgaataaataaataaacccaaggTGTTCAAACATTGTATTTTGTAAGACATGATTTAAAATGCTGCTTTATTTACTTGTTGTCTTTCTTCTAAACTGTCCTGATTTTAAGCAAGTAAGGCTTGATTAAaagatggttaaaaaaaactGCTGATCTTTTCTGCGTTCAGACAGCAATTTGAACACTTGATTGCCGTTGAAACTTTTGTCTTGGTCATGGGCATGTATGGTCAATACAAGATGTTATGGAAAAAAGTTGATTGCCACTGATGATTTGTGAACAGTATGACAAACACATCATGCTATCTTCAAGCACAATACTGTACtagtacatctcaaaaaattacaacatcatgaaaaagttcattttttcataactgaattcaaaaaggtaaacttttatatatgctatactcattacatgtaaagtgaaatatttcaagccttttttaattttgatgattatggcttatagctcatggaaatcagaaatccagtatctcaaattattagaatatttcctaagatcaatccacAAATGTTgcaacaatacagaaatgtccaacttctgaaacatttgttcatttatacATTCCATACTTGGTTGTGGCTCCTTTactacaaattactgcatcaatggagcatggcatggaggcgatcagtctgtggcactgctggggtgttactgaagcccaggtttctTTGAcagcggccttcagctcatctgtatttttgggttggtgtttctcatcttcctcttgacaataccccaggaTTCTCTAcggcagtgtttcccaacctttcttgagccacagcacatattttacatttgaaaaatcccacggcacaccaccaaacaaaaatatcacaaaaatgtatgtatatatatatcacaggcgattgctctaagacaacgagggaggctcagcctcctctaaaaatgacgaacatcatgtaggatgaattgcgctaggcttatagccgaccttataacattgctatttcagatccagaatcacagaaatatatgtgctcaacccaactacagtgcgaaatcattccgttataactttccccagttcgcctaatgtgtgtgtgagtttttccccctcgtgacagcgcgatgcagcccagcctcagtggacttcaatggcatttgggagctatgcgcttttcaatctcaaaatgcaagacggttattggacaaatactgcaaaaacgcccgcccacagattctcacggactcccagcctcagtggacttcagtggcatttgggagctatgcgctttcaatctcaaaatgcaagatggttattggacaaatactgcgaaaacgctcgcctacggactccaagcctcacagtgggagggacatggcagtttccgcgtggagactggtgattggtgaaagcggccggatattttctttgattgacagctcgtttcaaatatagacaggcagcggtgaatctcagttcagtcccatgtggattcgcaagtgctgtggtgtattgtaagagatcagcttacatttcgatttcattcattacatacggtttctaccagcttttttaatttgtgtatattttcattgtaaatatagtgttgtcaagtttgctatcttagttccagaaatttcgtttatttgagtgactgaacttgagggggctagtcagctagcaagaaagctgcgcacggatgccaagcattgctgatttaattttggcgaagccatttgccagtcttcctttcaaggaaaaaattaaaattaaagagcagggtagaccaacgcctcaaattgacttggtgaaaaaggtagggaataatactcattcctttcagctctcctggtacgagaaagtgaattggctaacagcaagtgacccacatcaacaacattaaataggctactttagtaatatgtcatggatggaccaaaaatatagaatctatttaaaatgtttatgctgagtatattatattggaatatatatttctctggatatgaattaaacacagctacaatttggaaaacatttttaaacaaaaacacagccaagaacatttcacactacagacctggattaaaagtgaagggttatcaaaattgtcaataaaacatttctcagtcaaaataagtaaaatatcgggaaagtgtcattgaatgaaatgtgtggcccccagctctatgtttggctccccaaggtcagtgcttgtgcctattccagaacactctgctgttactgctgaggttcctgacaaagagctgctttcaataaatgatcaatttttaaacaacatgccacaattttaaaatataaaatgttaaaatatccccccccccccccaacaccacgtatattggacagtaggctaatgggcctaaagaacctgttatttcacagtttgtgaccctgccaacaatcagccagatcagaggcaagagtatgggcaaaattgatgtgttttttcttttaaaatctggaaatatcgtaaccgaccagcctcccctgtttgaaagactaccagccgccactgatatattatattatattatatatatatacacatacatacatacacacacacacacacacacacacacacacacacacacacacaaagccgggggtctgggagggataccccccccaggaaaattttgaaaaataaggccttacaagccacttttcctgcaatctgagctgtagtagataaacaaatctgttgtcttttttatatatttacatgaaaatatgtttcaaatcaataggagtattgtttgaattcaaaataaaatcacattctacattcaagggtattctCGAAGTCAGCGTGACGTCACGATCACGTGACACACCTTGACAACAGGCCCACCATATTTGACTAGGGGAAAGAGAGAGGTACATGTTAGGGGAATTAGGGGAAGCACGCAGCACTACTAGGTTTTGGTACACTTTTTCTCCTGAAAAAATATTGATACATACTTCAGTGAAACCACATATTGTCAATCCATTTTTATTAAAAGTAAAGATGTGGATAGAAATatctataaaatatatataaaatgaatatATTAATAATGTATAGATataataatttatatatttaataaaaGACAACTGCAGAAAACATTATTACATTAAAACATTTTTAATACAAATCATTTTGGTATAAAATATACACTTGTCTATATGATATAGTAATTTGTCCTACTTGCCACTTATCTATTTGGGAATAAGCCTATAAAATAACTCAAATTTAAAAATTCAAGCCTTTACATGCACCAGTTCAGTACACAAGCACTAACACAGGTAAACAAAGAGGTCAAATACATACATTTAGTGTATTGCAGTATTACATCCTGATCCATACAATGAAGATAAATATATCTTAACATTTTATTGGATTTTATTCTCAGTGATTACTCACCACTTATAAAGTGTTGCCCACAAACATAAGTATAGTTAGAGTTAGGCTCCCAGAGCTTCTCATGGTTCACAGATCCATCAGACTTGATTTCACTTCTATTTATGGCTCTCAGCCACTGCAAAcgtcttttcccacctaatggcaACATATGAAACTTTAATGCTGGGTTCTTGTTTGCATTGGCTGTGCAGCCAACAACACAACAGCTTTTAGGCATTTTATTGCTAACACAGTGTAACACAATAAAGCCAGGCTTTCCCCTAGTTAAATATGGTGGCTCCAAGGTCATGTGACCTGACGTCAAAAGTACCCAGATGTCCgacttcgagaatggttataattcatgatcaacaaaaatgacaaactaaattcacattaaacttaagttctattaattatcaaaacgttcatatattaaataaaatttcttagggtgactgaccttttctccctatgtcctcattagtcgcatatgatttcttcaaaaagtcttttgaaatatttaagttttcaaaactgtcagcattaattcagatttactgactatcatatacatgttcaatgtat
Coding sequences within it:
- the LOC132885880 gene encoding C-C chemokine receptor type 5-like; this encodes MNNSSMSTTDNYSDYYGLSTDDVKFQASDNSNVRNFSRVFLPPVYSIVFILGFIGNGLVLCVLVKYHKPFNMSDLCLFNLAISDLLFLMSLPFWAYYAAIAEWNFGDFMCHAVTALYMLGFYGSIFFMILMTVDRYAVIVHTYTSLFSKHRSVRASIALALFVWTLSLVASLPAISFSKVNTTSISNVSKCMVEYSERKMWKSFHYIQLNIFGFIIPLSVMLFCYSRIIPILMTMKSQKKHKAVRLMVVLVTVFFLFWTPYNIAIFLKFLQELGYMTSPQWDQNLQMAIQWVESIAFSHCCLNPIIYAFVGQKFRNLFLKLLKQWFPHCFGQCTIVESESSERTASMYLRASEIFSRKTKV